In Candidatus Reconcilbacillus cellulovorans, the following proteins share a genomic window:
- a CDS encoding ATP-dependent Clp endopeptidase, proteolytic subunit ClpP, with product MGRIDRTPSLYIPMVVEQEARGERVYDIYSRLLRDRIIFLGTPINDAVANTVIAQMLFLAAQDPEKDIHLYINSPGGSITAGMAIYDTMQFIKPDVSTICIGLAASMGAFLLAAGAKGKRFALPNSEVMIHQPIGGAEGQATDIEIRARRILRMRDRLNRILAERTGQPLEKIERDTDRDYFMTAEEALEYGIIDKVIEPGR from the coding sequence ATGGGACGGATCGACCGGACGCCTTCCCTTTACATTCCGATGGTCGTCGAACAGGAAGCGCGCGGCGAGCGCGTTTACGATATTTATTCCCGGCTGCTGCGGGACCGAATCATTTTCCTCGGGACGCCGATCAACGACGCCGTGGCCAACACGGTGATCGCGCAAATGCTCTTTCTGGCGGCGCAGGATCCGGAGAAAGACATTCATCTCTACATCAACAGTCCCGGCGGCTCGATCACGGCCGGGATGGCGATCTACGACACGATGCAGTTCATCAAGCCGGACGTGTCGACGATCTGCATCGGTCTGGCGGCATCGATGGGCGCCTTCCTGCTGGCCGCCGGCGCCAAAGGCAAACGGTTTGCGCTGCCGAACAGCGAAGTGATGATCCATCAGCCGATCGGCGGCGCGGAAGGCCAGGCCACGGACATCGAAATCCGGGCGCGGCGCATTCTGCGCATGCGCGACCGGCTGAACCGGATTTTGGCCGAGCGCACCGGCCAGCCGCTGGAGAAAATCGAGCGCGACACCGACCGCGATTATTTTATGACGGCCGAGGAAGCGCTCGAATACGGCATCATCGACAAGGTGATCGAACCGGGCCGATAA